The Eurosta solidaginis isolate ZX-2024a chromosome 4, ASM4086904v1, whole genome shotgun sequence genome includes a window with the following:
- the LOC137248134 gene encoding putative nuclease HARBI1: MGMSQSLVSKLSTIVVTEIERNLCPEHIRFTLESLSGCMEWFYEKYKIPRVIGCIDGTHIGLQKPSENEHMFFNRKGFHSLNVMIICDHQYKINAINARYGGAAHDSFVWKQSEQRIMLEEKFEINSNNNSWLLGDSGYPLEPWCITPYRNPAEGSSESVFNAVHSKARCMVERTIGIYKGRWKILCNDKRGRYTPQKVAMFSNVCAALHNICMEFKVPFNQPSVTANDVAVNDIDIGEHTQILRIGQNIRNQIKQSRLN, translated from the exons ATGGGAATGAGTCAAAGCTTGGTTTCAAAATTGAGCACCATAGTAGTGACTGAAATAGAAAGAAATCTATGTCCAGAACATATCCGTTTTACACTGGAGAGTTTGAGTGGCTGTATGGAATGGTTCTACGAGAAGTATAAGATACCACGAG TAATTGGATGTATTGACGGTACCCATATTGGCCTGCAGAAACCCAGCGAAAACGAACATATGTTTTTTAATCGTAAGGGATTTCATAGTTTAAATGTAATGATT ATATGCGATCACCAATACAAAATTAATGCAATAAATGCTAGATATGGAGGGGCTGCACATGATTCCTTTGTATGGAAGCAATCAGAGCAAAGAATAATGCTAGAAgagaaatttgaaataaattctaaCAATAATTCGTGGTTACTTG GTGATTCCGGCTATCCACTTGAACCTTGGTGTATAACCCCATACAGAAATCCTGCGGAGGGTTCAAGTGAGAGTGTATTTAATGCGGTTCACTCAAAAGCCAGATGTATGGTGGAGAGAACAATTGGTATTTACAAAGGGCGGTGGAAAATACTATGCAACGATAAGCGCGGAAGATATACCCCACAAAAGGTGGCAATGTTTTCCAACGTTTGCGCAGCTCTACACAACATATGTATGGAATTTAAAGTCCCTTTTAACCAACCAAGTGTAACTGCCAATGATGTTGCTGTGAATGATATTGATATAGGCGAGCATACACAAATTTTAAGAATTGGTCAAAATATTCGAAACCAAATAAAGCAATCCCGTCTTAATTAA